One stretch of Hevea brasiliensis isolate MT/VB/25A 57/8 chromosome 12, ASM3005281v1, whole genome shotgun sequence DNA includes these proteins:
- the LOC110658363 gene encoding protein MIZU-KUSSEI 1, with product MRMMIELGNQSGTLPIMDAPTSVDCGREVRFRRSFRSLVECMVPCCGFQPSDSLSGDTDSIHASTVTGTIFGYRKGRVSFCLQDDTRSSPLLLLEFAVPTACLAREMQYGLLRIALECDRQKERSSSCSIFNVPVWSMYCNGRKVGFAIRRPMTVNDVGVLKMMQSVSVGAGVLPVAPQSEDGDLMYLRASFERVIGSADSESFHMINPVGSSGQELSIFLLRS from the coding sequence ATGAGGATGATGATAGAGTTGGGCAACCAGAGTGGTACCCTCCCTATAATGGACGCTCCAACCTCTGTAGACTGTGGCAGGGAAGTTCGCTTCCGCAGATCCTTTAGGTCCCTCGTCGAATGCATGGTCCCCTGCTGTGGATTCCAACCATCCGATTCCCTTTCCGGCGACACCGATTCTATCCACGCCTCCACCGTAACCGGCACCATCTTCGGCTATAGAAAAGGTCGCGTTAGTTTTTGCCTCCAGGACGATACCCGCAGCTCTCCTCTTCTACTTCTTGAGTTTGCAGTTCCTACCGCATGCCTAGCCAGGGAGATGCAGTACGGTCTGCTCCGTATAGCTCTAGAGTGTGACCGACAAAAGGAGAGGTCCAGCTCTTGCTCCATCTTCAACGTACCGGTGTGGTCCATGTACTGCAATGGGAGGAAGGTTGGTTTTGCCATCAGGAGGCCAATGACGGTGAACGATGTGGGTGTTCTCAAGATGATGCAGTCGGTCTCCGTAGGTGCAGGAGTTTTGCCGGTGGCGCCCCAGTCTGAGGATGGAGACCTCATGTATCTACGTGCCAGTTTCGAAAGAGTCATTGGTTCTGCCGACTCAGAATCTTTTCACATGATTAATCCTGTTGGGAGTTCTGGGCAAGAACTAAGCATATTTCTCTTGAGATCATGA